The Alnus glutinosa chromosome 1, dhAlnGlut1.1, whole genome shotgun sequence region TCTTCGAAAAGACTTACGCACCTTGCAACTGATTAAGAAAGTTGTCAATCCTCGGTAATGGATACTTGTTCTCGAGAGTGATGACCTTGTGTTAGCTCTATGTTATCGATACACATCATCATCAATTCGTCTTTCTTCTTGGCGAACAAAATGGGTACTTCTCACGGCGACAAACTAGGGCGTATGAAACCTTTGTGTAGCAATCCTTGCAAGTGGACCTTCAACTCCCTCCACTCCTCAGGTGCCATCGTGTAGGGTGCTTTCGATACTGGCGTTAACGTGACACATAATGGAATCTATCAAATGTTTTAACGAAATTTTATTCTAtggactaaattattttttggcatACCATGGAAATTTATGAATTTACTTTGATACGATAATGAACTATTTGTGATTCAGGTCGACCATTctgacattttttatttatttatttatttttttgctccAAGGTAAGAATAAGGttgattgaaaagaaaatttagtcGCAATagacaaacatatatatagctGATAAAGTTTAGGGCGGACAACACGTGATCTTACGTTTACGACAATTGGATTATTTGGGCATTATTCATCCTGCAGGCTGCACTTAAAtactggggtccaccctcatgtgaagggttgttgtgcagttgttgtattgatattgtaaatctaacattttccaatcTATTATCAACTTAATAATACTTAGGTATCCGTTTCTCatgggggtggggtggggtgcaTTGGCGGACCTATATGGGGGCTAGGGGGGGCCTTGGCCCCCCCAACCCCCAAAATTTtctccccccccaaaaaaaaaatctatatatatatataaaattttaccctaaattttgtttatttttttaatttgcccccccaaaattttcttctttcaatttggccccctcaTATTTACAAGGTTGGGTCCGCCActggtggggtggggtggggtgtgTGAATGCACTTTCTTTAATGTTGACTGGATCAGGGTGTCACGTGGCATTATTGGTGCCGAGATAGTTTGGTCCCCGGGAAATCATTTAAGTAATTGTATAAACCAATACATCTAGAGAGGCCCTTAGACTAATTGGCGGAGTATGAACCTTCCTCAAATAAGCACGTCCCCCTCAATTGAGGCTTTAAACAAACACGTTAGTTTGCTCAATTGAAATGAGGATGAGTTGTTTtataattaagatttaattttattatatatatatatatatatatatatatatatatatatatatatatatttatcactTTATATCATCTTCATCTACTCAAAAATGGGCATATCTTATTCCGCCAAGAAATTCATCATTTATCCATCTTTTacctatttatttttaaatttataattgaatttatagagtctcacaaatttaataataaatttaaaactttattatataaaaaataagtaagaaatatttaaaagataaaagGTCTAACCTATCCCTAATGACTAATGGGTAATGACTAAAAACTACCTTAAAAATTGCTTAGTGGTTAAGCATTCGGTTGTCCTATTTAACAATTAACACCCACCCCAtgtactcacaaaaaaaaaaaaaaaacacccacccCATGCATTCACTACCTAGTTATGATAACCCTTATCCTAACTTCCTTTGTCCAAAATACCCTTTCATCACTTCGCCTGCAACTACTTGCCGGccaatttcttttataaatcaTAAATGGCAAGGGTAATTGGGTACTtcgagaaaacaaaatattcttCCCGGTACTGGTGGCATTGTCTACTTTGGGACCTATAAAAATGAAATAGCGGTGCGGAATTGAAACGCAACATTAcgcttcaaaaatcaaacatggCATCTCGCTACGAAGTGGAGGTGAAGATCTCATCGGGCAGGGACCTCAAGAACGTGAACTGGCGCCACGGCCCCATCAGGCCCTACGCCGTCGTCTGGGTGGACCCCAAGAACAAGAGCTCCTCCAGGGTCGACGAGCAGGGCGACACGTGTCCCCACTGGGACGACAGCCTGGTCATCCCCTTGCCTGGCCCCGTTGACGACTACTCCTCCCTCTACATCGACATCGTCCACGCCGGCTCCGAGGAAGGTACCAAGCCGCTCATCGGCTCGGCGCGCCTCAAGCTGACCGAGGTCCTCGATGACGTGGGCTTCGGCGAGCGCGCCCAGCGGACCTTACAGCTCAAGCGACCCTCCGGTAGGCCGCACGGCAAGGTTGAGGTTAAGGTCGAAATCCGACAGCCACGATACCATGCGCCGGACCCCTACTACGCACCGCCTTACGGGGTCCCACCTCCATCGGCTTCCCGATCCGTAGAATACGCTCCTCCGCCACCAACCTATGGTAACCCATACGCCGCACCACCCCAACCACACGATCCTTACAATTCAGCGGCGCCACCGGCTGGGTACCCCTACAGTGGGTACAacgcacaagcacaagcaccgTACGGTCAGCCGAGTTACGGGCAGGCACAGTACAGTCAGCCGAGTTACGGGCAGGCACCGTACAGTCAGCCAAGTTACGGGcaggaggagaagaaaaagagcaGCAAGTTTGGGATGGGAACGGGATTGGCTGTGGGGGCGGTGGCTGGGGTGTTGGGTGGGCTGGCAATAGCGGAAGGAGTTGATTACGTGGAGGACAAGATCGCTGACGATGCGGCCGATAAGGTTGAGGATCGTCTGGAGGATGATGACGACGGTGGCTACGACGGCGATGACTACTAGAAACCGGAGTCACTTGGAATGTGCTGTGTGGGGTCCCTTTCCCTTtagttgtcttttattttctcaaatttctgaTTATCTTTTTCATTCAGTTTCTGGCCGGGGAAGGTCGAcaaaggactttttttttttttttttttttaaaaaaaaaaaagaaaaagaaaaagagaaaggaggagTTGAGTGGAGCGTCCTTGTTAACATCATCCTCGTATTTTCTGAGGGGTTTTCTTTATCTAAATAAGATTAGAATTTAGAACATTAATGTGACGTCGGACCCCATTTTTTACAACTTTTAAGAGGAGGTGAGAACGCGCTGTCGCTGATAACGTCTTTGAGAGTGCCAACTGCCAAGACTCGATACAACACTCCGAATCGcacgttttttattttaatgccACATTGACTTGTTTGTTTTAaatgtgaaagaaagaaagaataatagaatatgCCTTTGTGGGATTAATCACCCACTTGCCTTGCCTTGTGGGGAACACCGCTTTCGAAAAAGACGGAATAATGCTCCTCGGATATGCTGGCTTCATGTCGCAGCGAATCAAATGCTGTTTGGATACAAGAAGAAGCTAATTGCCCCTATCTCTTAATTTACTGTTTAGattgttaataatttaaatagtaaaatgTAACAATTCGAACAGtaaaatgtgaattttttttttttttttttttttataaaaattacatattcaAACAAATGGGCGTGTTATCCAGAACTTGTATGGACAAGTGGGTTTTACGATAGCTTTTGGTCAATAAAATTGTTTAATCTATATATccaataaatatatttatataggaAAAATACCTCCCTGGTTAGGTGCCAGTATTTACTCTCAAGTCTGAACCAAGCACCATGCTTGAGAATCTCAGCTGCCCAAAAGTGTAAAAGTCACCACAGGTAGCGAATCATATTAGCTAGCACATTAAAATAATGAATTAAAAGGAGTGTCGTGCACGGTTGAATATTGGAAGCTTAGGATCGAACCTGCAAATAGAATCATTCATACTCCAAGTCCAAGCAactattaaatcattattttatttactaaTTCATTCAAATTTTCTTTACTCTCTTGTTTGAGATATAATTAAAGCAACTATTAAATTTAACTtgttttctattattttctatttcatcTACACTAATTTCTATAGACATTCACTCAGACTCCACATAATTAtggattaataatttttatttttgtttccagTTTTTTAAAACATGAGCGAATAATATTACTAATACCATTTAAACTAGCTAGCACGTATATTAGTTAGATTGTTCTCAAGCTAATTACGATGTATATGTAATATATGTCTATATCGAGAATTACTATGCCCCATTTGTatcgatgtaaaatattttcacaaCATAagaatattaatgtaaaataatattaaaaaaaacaactaaaaaaattatgcttaactaagatatacacattgactaataataatcatatattttcaaattgcgAGAGCCATAAATAAcatccaacaataaatttaaattatcgACAAAAGTTCAATCATAAATCACCAACGGAAAAAATCATTGGTAACAAGATTCTGTCACTGACCACTAGAATTCCGGCTATTGTTGCCGGAATCCAACTAGTATCACCGGAATTTGGTCGAGTTCGAGCGAAGGTAGCTGGAATCTGGCACAAAACGGCCGAATCCCGACCAACTGGCCGAAAGCCGACAGTTATGACCAAATCCCGTCCAAATGGCCGATATCTGGCATAGTAccaccggattccggccagtttaGTAAGAATTTGATTTGCCGGAATCCTATGACGGTGGTCGGACGTTGCCGGGTTCCGATAGAAATTTTTAGATTCCGGCACTGATCGGATTCCGACCGGTGCCAGAATCTAgcttgtcggaatccggcgatgGTAGACTGTGTCTGCCGTCtgagaaaaatgatttactaagcattttttgtccaacgaaaatcattttcagatttactattatttttgctCCCACCAAATACTTAAAAAGgtcgaaaacatttttcagaaactattttacgccgaaacaaaaaGCATAATAGACatcaatatattatttttctcgTAACAAAGTTTATTCTCTATTTAAATGTCtattttcttaagttttaaCCAATACTTGTTTTTTGGTGggtttactaaaaaaaaaatagtatttatgaAAAAGTCTTAACATATCCTTCAACATGACAGATATTGTATAATTCTAAGTTCTAACTTTGATAGCATAAAATTAGCATCAGATCTACACAACATACACCTTGTTTAGGTTTTCATTCGAATCTTTCGGAGCATTTTTTGCTACTGTAATCCATTCTCCTTGTCTGGGATTCATGGATTCATGTACAAAGATTATTATCTCTTTAACGACTTGTTTAACACAACTGATTACACCCGAAGTTTAAATCAAATAAAGCAAGCTGAAAAGGCTACATCGAGCCTCAAGATTTATTTGATATTAGTTACGTTGTAGGGAAATTAATGTGGGCTTTGTTTCGCCATGGAGCTTTAAAGTGTGGAAGGCCGACAATAAAGGCCCATTTAGACACTGACAATACTTCGTAAAGTTGGGACAagaatcatctccatttcaattCTTTCCATTTGGTTAAACAATAAAGACATAGTagtcttttcacattttcataGAATGTGAAAAGATAACTATACCCTTACTTTTACATTAAATAGAGAGGaatttctcaattttaattGCTTCCTACACTTTTTGCCTTATTCAAGCATCCAATTAA contains the following coding sequences:
- the LOC133858314 gene encoding protein SRC2 homolog, with the translated sequence MASRYEVEVKISSGRDLKNVNWRHGPIRPYAVVWVDPKNKSSSRVDEQGDTCPHWDDSLVIPLPGPVDDYSSLYIDIVHAGSEEGTKPLIGSARLKLTEVLDDVGFGERAQRTLQLKRPSGRPHGKVEVKVEIRQPRYHAPDPYYAPPYGVPPPSASRSVEYAPPPPTYGNPYAAPPQPHDPYNSAAPPAGYPYSGYNAQAQAPYGQPSYGQAQYSQPSYGQAPYSQPSYGQEEKKKSSKFGMGTGLAVGAVAGVLGGLAIAEGVDYVEDKIADDAADKVEDRLEDDDDGGYDGDDY